From a single Brassica napus cultivar Da-Ae chromosome C9, Da-Ae, whole genome shotgun sequence genomic region:
- the LOC106444066 gene encoding uncharacterized protein LOC106444066: MERSPYYGSSYLDYLSLPDPHVCFFFMVVFFVLSLTLYLNYESVLEDTMNQLKLVFMLSPLFLLLLVHIFSGGLSFYVPWPEQDSIHRAGSSPWGVAAVLVIILLMVSYQSDIHEMWFPFGAR, from the coding sequence atGGAGAGATCACCATACTACGGTTCATCGTACCTAGACTACCTTTCTCTCCCAGACCCACATGTCTGTTTTTTCTTCATGGTTGTCTTCTTTGTATTGTCTCTCACATTGTACTTGAACTACGAGTCCGTCCTCGAAGACACCATGAACCAGCTCAAGCTCGTCTTCATGCTCTCccctctcttcctcctcctcctcgtccACATCTTCTCAGGCGGCCTTTCCTTCTACGTCCCATGGCCTGAACAGGACTCCATCCACCGTGCTGGTTCTTCTCCTTGGGGAGTAGCAGCCGTGCTCGTGATCATCTTGCTCATGGTCTCGTACCAGTCAGACATCCATGAGATGTGGTTCCCCTTTGGGGCTAGGTAG